In Pseudomonas putida, a genomic segment contains:
- a CDS encoding TetR/AcrR family transcriptional regulator, with product MAPRMKTRERIVHNSLELFNQQGERSVSTNHIAAYMEISPGNLYYHFPNKQAIIAVLFSQYEELVDSFLRPAQGRAATVEDKRFYLKALLAAMWNYRFLHRDLEHLLDSDPELAARYRRFSARCLRQGQAIYRGFVEAGILAMEPAQIESLTINAWIVLTSWVRFLSTTREHSAHLGEEAFKRGVYQVLVLELGFVTANARGAVDALCEEFHVPFNQALEQ from the coding sequence ATGGCCCCGCGCATGAAGACCCGAGAGCGCATCGTGCACAACAGCCTGGAGCTGTTCAACCAGCAGGGCGAGCGCAGCGTGAGTACCAACCACATCGCCGCGTACATGGAGATATCGCCCGGCAATCTGTACTACCACTTCCCCAACAAGCAGGCGATCATCGCCGTGTTGTTCAGTCAGTACGAAGAACTGGTGGACAGTTTCCTACGCCCTGCACAGGGGCGCGCAGCCACCGTCGAGGACAAGCGCTTCTACCTCAAGGCCCTGCTCGCGGCGATGTGGAACTACCGCTTCCTGCACCGTGACCTGGAACACCTGCTCGACAGCGACCCAGAGCTTGCAGCCCGCTACCGGCGCTTTTCCGCGCGTTGCCTGCGCCAGGGCCAGGCGATCTACCGCGGCTTCGTCGAGGCCGGAATACTGGCCATGGAGCCGGCGCAGATCGAGTCGTTGACCATCAATGCCTGGATCGTCCTCACCTCGTGGGTGCGTTTTCTCAGCACCACCCGAGAACATTCTGCGCACCTGGGTGAAGAAGCCTTCAAGCGAGGCGTCTACCAGGTACTGGTGCTGGAGCTCGGCTTCGTCACCGCCAATGCTCGCGGCGCGGTGGACGCGCTGTGCGAGGAATTCCACGTTCCGTTCAACCAGGCCCTGGAGCAGTAG